A genomic stretch from Psilocybe cubensis strain MGC-MH-2018 chromosome 1, whole genome shotgun sequence includes:
- a CDS encoding putative small nuclear ribonucleoprotein E: MSGRQQRVMVQPINVIFKNLQQKTKVVIWLYDNIEMRIEGRIIGFDEFMNLVIDEAAEVFVKDAKPRRELGRILLKGDNITLIQQIL; encoded by the exons ATGTCTGGACGCCAACAACGCGTAATGGTTCAGCCCATT AATGTAATCTTCAAAAATCTCCAACAG AAAACCAAAGTCGTTATCTGGCTTTACGACAACATCGAGATGAGAATTGAAGGAAGAATTATC GGATTTGACGAGTTTATGAACCTGGTTATTGATGAAGCTGCAGAGGTTTTTGTCAAGGATGCGAAACCTCGACGAGAGTTAG GGCGCATTCTCCTCAAGGGTGATAACATCACATTGATTCAGCAGATACTTTGA
- a CDS encoding Mitochondrial division protein 1, which yields MASDLRGQPATSRRQKSKNPMDPVVTEAASSSSSAFSKLELVQKAFMAPFTHKKTDSTRILSDLAPVIMTPRMINSAATVASKPQASITGPTISRSRMDFSSLGRAPLRLGLGSKRITSGDLQIFEATEELLEAEVPEPEGVASNVSLLRGFNATIPSAEQSKTRRRQMRNVDTPRLGLKKLGMSARGLLTDEDDHEGQSVASEDDVVVVKHAQSGKKKSRESLSATKKLGKEELVRQTEEIMLDKENIHVKRSLINNEIKEITHKIQALDDIRAKLEQDLLKLQEEELELDDELEGVKERIKYEQASSHQPASAVKNLHLPPSSRRRKGPAFLPSEHDELPPGVAFMTLDSHTTPITTLDFSEPYGTLVSASQEDAQPRVWDLLTGDEIGRLRGHIGAVHCLQVEDHVCLTGGADGNVRLWDLRRVNDSDGWGEGEMVNLSDVPEEDEEGGELVEHPSSIRNSADENEHKDSSCARLLEGHTQAVTALYFEDECLVTGASDKTLRQWDLTTGQCVMTMDILWAISHPANGSISNPLASQSFPGSFSVQTPPYADGTREVYEDFVGGVQFWGYGLVSGSGDGAVRMWDMRTGQAHRTLLGHTGPVTCLQFDEIHIASGSLDKTMKIWDLRMGGIFETIHYDHAVTALQFDSRKIVAAAGENGVKIYNRTSTQQSTLLTNGHTKPVERLRYMDRYLVTGGRDAKLKIWSL from the exons ATGGCGTCAGACCTTCGCGGTCAGCCAGCCACTAGTCGACGCcaaaagtcaaaaaatcCTATGGATCCTGTGGTAACCGAGGCCGCGTCCAGCTCCTCAAGTGCCTTTAGCAAACTCGAGCTCGTCCAAAAGGCATTCATGGCTCCTTTCACCCATAAGAAAACCGACTCGACTCGCATATTATCTGACC TTGCGCCTGTGATAATGACTCCCCGCATGATCAACTCGGCTGCTACAGTCGCCTCAAAACCACAAGCCTCAATTACAGGCCCCACAATCTCGCGCTCAAGGATGGACTTTTCTTCACTAGGCCGTGCTCCTCTCCGTCTGGGGCTTGGCTCAAAGCGCATCACGTCGGGAGATCTACAAATTTTCGAGGCAACAGAGGAATTGCTCGAGGCTGAAGTCCCCGAGCCGGAGGGCGTCGCGTCCAACGTCAGTCTTCTCCGAGGATTCAACGCCACCATCCCCAGTGCCGAGCAGAGTAAGACCAGGAGACGACAAATGCGCAATGTCGATACTCCCCGCCTTGGATTGAAGAAACTCGGAATGAGTGCTCGCGGCTTGCTCACAGATGAGGATGACCATGAAGGCCAAAGCGTAGCCAGCGAGGATGATGTAGTCGTAGTCAAGCACGCCCAGTCgggcaagaagaagagcagAGAGAGTCTGAGTGCTACCAAGAAGCTGGGGAAAGAGGAATTGGTTCGGCAGACGGAGGAAATCATGCTCGACAAGGAGAATATCCATGTTAAAAGG AGTCTCATTAACAATGAAATTAAAGAGATCACTCATAAGATTCAGGCCCTTGATGACATCAGAGCCAAGCTCGAGCAAGACCTCCTCAAGTTGCAGGAAGAAGAGCTAGAACTGGATGATGAGC TTGAGGGTGTAAAAGAAAGAATAAAGTATGAACAGGCTTCTAGTCATCAACCGGCTAGTGCTGTCAAgaatcttcatcttccaccgAGTTCCAGACGTCGAAAAG GTCCTGCCTTCCTCCCATCGGAACATGATGAACTTCCTCCGGGTGTCGCATTCATG ACCTTGGACAGCCATACAACTCCGATTACGACTCTGGACTTTTCCGAACCGTATGGTACCCTTGTCAGCGCTTCACAAGAGGATGCCCAACCCCGGGTCTGGGATCTTCTTACAGGTGATGAAATAGGAAGACTTCGGGGTCACATTGGCGCCGTTCACTGCTTGCAAGTTGAGGATCATGTATGTCTGACTGGAGGCGCAGACGGTAATGTACGACTTTGGGATTTAAGAAGAGTAAATGACTCCGATGGATGGGGTGAAGGGGAGATGGTGAACCTGAGTGATGTACccgaggaagacgaggagggaGGCGAATTGGTTGAGCATCCCAGCAGTATCAGAAACTCTGCAGACGAGAacgaacacaaagatagtAGCTGCGCAAGACTCCTGGAAGGGCACACCCAAGCCGTAACAGCTTTATATTTCGAAGATGAATGTCTG GTTACCGGTGCTTCAGATAAAACTCTTAGGCAGTGGGATCTCACTACGGGACAATGCGTGATGACTATGGACATCCTTTGGGCCATATCACATCCAGCCAATGGGAGTATATCAAACCCGCTCGCTAGTCAAAGTTTCCCCGGAAGCTTTTCTGTACAAACACCTCCGTATGCGGATGGGACTAGAGAAGTATACGAGGATTTCGTAGGGGGAGTCCAATTCTGGGGATACGGTTTGGTTAGTGGCAGTGGAGATGGTGCTGTAAGGATGTGGGACA TGCGGACAGGTCAAGCGCATAGAACATTGCTCGGACATACTGGCCCTGTAACATGTCTACAGTTCGATGAAATACACATTGCTAGTGGAAGTTTGGACAAGACAATGAAA ATTTGGGATCTTCGCATGGGCGGAATCTTTGAAACCATCCATTATGATCATGCTGTCACGGCTCTGCAATTTGACTCTCGCAAAATTGTTGCAGCAGCGGGAGAAAATGGCGTCAAG ATTTATAATCGTACAAGTACACAACAATCTACCTTACTCACTAATGGACACACAAAACCTGTAGAGAGACTTAGATATATGGACCGGTATCTCGTTACAGGAGGCCGGGATGCCAAACTTAAAATATGGTCACTATAG
- a CDS encoding HMG box-containing protein C19G7.04, which produces MPTERRDIFSTRSNATFAPLNSTHLRNVEIVSDSEEDRQKKAASNPKHPILRKVVEIIEISSDERQVGEDDVVVTRSPTKPSAMPQTPRKHGWNGMPQYSKRRVIESSDEASSEPEIIELSDSSDDDEPPALKQTSRIPPAKETTLPLTQWKKTLDEAIIVFDEPRSARTPIRMGSRKPTSDVTKLAHDMDRVHDPKKTNIASSDHISNVVEGVSSKPIPGKSTKGISQQTSKRITKKAQLEAEQRRLHAYAQQLFNDLNKYVFNQQLPEGTLLNWNKRLLTTAGRAKYHRSRDGVLTTEIELAEKILDCDERIRNTLSHEMCHLATWVIDKKLDEHHGKLFKYWASRITYMRPDIHVSIKHDYEISYPYNWECAKCSKIYGRFSKSIRPDECRCGACKEGILVPLFKSRAKSGSKNDKLSRMAAVKAQGEDFKIWW; this is translated from the exons ATGCCGACAGAAAGACGTGATATCTTCTCAACTCGATCAAACGCGACATTCGCCCCTTTAAATAGTACCCATTTGCGAAATGTTGAAATCGTCTCAGACAGCGAGGAAGATCGTCAAAA GAAAGCTGCAAGTAATCCCAAACACCCTATTCTCCGCAAAGTTGTCGAGATCATAGAAATTTCTTCAGACGAAAGGCAAGTGGG TGAAGATGACGTGGTAGTCACTCGAAGTCCAACAAA ACCCTCGGCAATGCCACAGACTCCACGGAAACATGGTTGGAATGGAATGCCACAATACTCAAAGAGACGTGTCATAGAAAGCTCAGATGAAGCGTCTAGTGAACCTGAGATTATCGAACTCAGCGACAGTTCAGATGACGACGAGCCCCCGGCTCTCAAACAAACTTCACGGATTCCACCGGCCAAGGAGACCACTCTCCCGCTAACCCAGTGGAAAAAGACGTTGGATGAAGCTATAATTGTATT CGATGAGCCAAGGAGTGCGAGAACACCAATACGAATGGGAAGCAGGAAACCCACTTCAGATGTCACTAAATTGGCACATGACATGGACCGAGTTCATGACCCCAAAAAGACTAATATCGCTTCCTCAGATCACATTTCAAACGTCGTTGAGGGCGTATCATCAAAACCAATACCAGGTAAAAGCACTAAAGGCATATCTCAGCAAACATCAAAAAGAATTACAAAAAAGGCCCAACTGGAAGCGGAACAAAGGCGACTTCATGCATATGCGCAACAACTATTTAACGATCTGAACAAATATGTTTTTAATCAGCAACTACCAGAGGGAACACTGCTTAATTGGAATAAGAGACTGCTTACTACCGCAGGTCGTGCAAAGTATCATCG GTCAAGAGATGGCGTTCTAACGACCGAAATTGAATTGGCCGAGAAGATCCTGGATTGTGATG AAAGAATTAGGAACACCCTTTCGCATGAAATGTGCCACCTGGCGACTTGGGTGATCGACAAAAAACTGGATGAGCACCACGGAAAATTATTCAAATATTG GGCCAGCCGCATCACATACATGAGGCCAGATATACATGTATCT ATAAAACATGATTATGAGATTTCTTATCCTTATAATTGGG AATGTGCCAAATGCTCCAAAAT ATACGGCCGTTTCAGTAAGTCGATTCGACCCGATGAGTGTC GATGTGGCGCTTGCAAAGAAGGTATCTTGGTACCGCTCTTCAAGTCGAGGGCAAAGTCTGGCAGCAAAAACGACAAACTTAGCCGTATGGCTGCTGTCAAAGCTCAAGGTGAGGACTTTAAGATATGGTGGTAA
- a CDS encoding Cytochrome P450 monooxygenase 197, whose product MLYTFLPSDIAKICFVAVLFVCLRGLFWFINMLLIQPIFDPLRFVPGPDGTLLQSHLQQVMDPTLSTNTYLEWKRRFGRTFRFNGFGKHDYRLISFDPRVIQWVLGSSAFEKPWQTRSFMSRLIGRGIFSMEGKEHTQQRKIVHSAFTPRSVKNMTPIFFRKAEELRERWKNILEESQYANSLSKSKSENALSRPCRTVLDVAHWTSRAAFDVIGLAGFNYDFHSIQNESEPVYSAYRRMFNIADKGLGLRQIMELYFPILRTIWPNEDIKETNQCLKIIKTAGEHILTERKTAVQISEEDGENDLLSLLIKSNMLSKPSERLTDQELLDQCSTFFMAGSDSVAVALSWCFHLLSLNPDIQKRLRAEIKSISHISEGDISDYDSENHDCEICKPESPFQQIQSIYPRRCRSLPQWEAVENLPYLNSVVLETLRFCPPVHGTIRVATQTHPIPISRPISLFDGSAIASGVITDFRDDYLTIKKGSYVHVPIEGWNLSEDVWGPDSLVFNPSRWSKPSYSNYRLGPNNLLTFGYGHQSCLGYKFTVAEMKIFLAILLPAFEFKPADGVPVSKFNTILTRPFVSGKWAEGTQLPILVNEIK is encoded by the exons ATGCTCTATACTTTCCTCCCATCCGACATCGCCAAAATATGTTTCGTTGCTGTCCTCTTTGTCTGTCTGCGCGGTCTCTTCTGGTTCATCAATATGCTTCTTATCCAACCGATTTTCGatcctttgagatttgttCCCGGTCCTGATGGCACCCTCTTGCAAAGTCACCTCCAGCAAGTCATGGA TCCTACCCTTAGTACGAACACCTATCTCGAATGGAAGAGGCGTTTTGGAAGGACGTTCCGTTTCAACGGATTTGGCAAG CATGATTATCGCTTAATATCCTTTGACCCTCGCGTTATCCAATGGGTCCTTGGTAGCTCAGCATTCGAGAAACCATGGCAAACCAGATCGTTCATGAGCAGACTGATTGGTCGCG GCATTTTCTCTATGGAAGGCAAGGAACATACCCAACAACGTAAGATCGTTCACTCAGCTTTCACCCCTCGGTCGGTCAAGAATATGACGCCCATATTCTTTCGCAAAGCGGAGGAATTGCGAGAACGGTGGAAGAACATCCTGGAAGAGTCGCAATATGCCAATTCTTTGTCCAAATCCAAGTCAGAAAACGCATTGTCCAGACCCTGTAGGACAGTTCTTGACGTCGCTCACTGGACTTCTCGTGCTGCATTTGATGTCATCGGCCTGGCGGGATTTAATTATGATTTTCACTCGATACAAAACGAATCAGAACCTGTCTACTCAGCATATAGACGAATGTTTAACATTGCGGACAAAGGACTCGGACTGAGGCAAATTATGGAACTTTATTTTCCTATTTTAAGAACAATTTGG CCCAATGAAGATATCAAGGAAACTAACCAATGTTTGAAAATCATAAAAACGGCCGGCGAGCATATCCTTACTGAGAGAAAGACTGCCGTTCAAATATCAGAAGAAGATGGCGAAAACGATCTCTTATCCCTACTCA TCAAATCCAATATGCTGAGCAAACCTTCGGAACGGTTGACCGACCAAGAATTGCTTGATCAATGTTCAACCTTCTTTATGGCTGGATCCGACAGTGTTGCCGTCGCACTATCTTGGTGCTTCCATCTCCTTTCTCTGAATCCGGATATCCAAAAACGCCTGCGTGCTGAAATAAAATCAATAAGCCATATATCAGAAGGCGATATCTCGGATTACGATTCAGAGAATCACGATTGTGAAATATGCAAGCCAGAGTCACCTTTTCAGCAGATACAATCAATATATCCTCGACGATGCAGAAGCCTACCACAATGGGAGGCTGTGGAAAATCTTCCATATCTTAATTCGGTCGTGCTAGAGACTTTGAGGTTTTGCCCTCCGGTGCATGGTACGATTCGCGTTGCTACACAAACTCACCCGATCCCGATATCCCGTCCAATATCCCTTTTCGACGGGTCAGCAATTGCCAGTGGCGTAATAACCGACTTCAGGGATGATTATCTGACTATCAAAAAGGGTAGCTATGTGCACGTTCCCATTGAAGGTTGGAACCTCAGTGAAGATGTATGGGGTCCCGATTCATTGGTGTTCAA CCCCAGTCGATGGTCAAAACCATCTTACTCCAACTATAGACTGGGTCCCAATAACCTGTTGACATTTGGATACGGGCATCAATCTTGCCTAGGGTATAAGTTCACTGTCGCAGAAATGAAAATCTTTCTCGCTATTCTTCTACCAGCGTTCGAATTTAAACCTGCAGACGGCGTTCCTGTTAGCAAATTCAACACCATTCTTACCCGACCATTCGTTTCTGGCAAATGGGCTGAAGGAACACAATTGCCTATCTTGGTTAATGAAATTAAATGA